In the Ipomoea triloba cultivar NCNSP0323 chromosome 6, ASM357664v1 genome, one interval contains:
- the LOC116021569 gene encoding hydroxyproline O-arabinosyltransferase 1-like has translation MGCANLFFTVVIVFSTALITYNILISVNASLNHDFPSPSNPSSSSLGFRKNLPNSKDPVIKMPVERAAKKKRLFHTAVTASDSVYNTWQCRIMYYWFKKFKDGPNSEMGGFTRILHSGKPDRFMDEIPTFVAQPLPSGMDQGYIVLNRPWAFVQWLQQANIEEEYVLMAEPDHVIVKPIPNLSKNGLGAAFPFFYIEPKKFETVLRKFFPEEKGPITDIDPIGNSPVIVEKELLKKIAPTWMNVSLAMKKDPEADKAFGWVLEMYAYAVSSALHNVGNILYKEFMIQPPFDTEIGKSYIIHYTYGCDYDMKGKSTYGKIGEWRFDKRSYGNIWPPRNLTMPPPGVPESVVTLVKMVNEATANIPNWGS, from the exons ATGGGTTGTGCCAATCTGTTCTTCACTGTGGTGATAGTCTTCTCAACAGCACTAATCACCTACAACATCCTCATCTCAGTCAATGCCTCTCTCAACCACGATTTCCCAAGCCCTTCAAACCCCTCTTCTTCAAGTTTGGGATTCAGGAAAAATCTCCCCAATTCCAAGGACCCGGTCATCAAAATGCCGGTGGAGAGGGCGGCCAAGAAGAAGAGGCTGTTCCACACCGCAGTCACTGCTTCTGACTCGGTCTACAACACCTGGCAGTGTAGAATCATGTATTACTGGTTCAAGAAGTTCAAGGATGGGCCGAATTCGGAGATGGGGGGTTTCACGAGGATCTTGCACTCTGGCAAGCCGGATAGGTTCATGGATGAGATACCTACTTTTGTTGCTCAGCCGCTCCCTTCTGGGATGGATCAG GGTTACATAGTCCTTAACAGACCTTGGGCATTTGTACAATGGCTTCAACAAGCAAATATTGAAGAAGA GTACGTACTAATGGCAGAGCCAGATCATGTTATTGTCAAGCCCATACCGAACTTATCTAAGAATGGCCTTGGAGCTGCATTCCCTTTCTTTTACATTGAACCGAAAAAGTTTGAGACTGTTCTTAGGAAGTTCTTCCCAGAGGAGAAGGGGCCAATAACTGACATTGATCCAATTGGAAATTCTCCTGTCATTGTTGAGAAG GAACTTCTGAAAAAGATAGCTCCAACATGGATGAATGTTTCTTTGGCAATGAAGAAGGACCCTGAAGCGGATAAAGCTTTTGGCTGGGTACTTGAGAT GTATGCATACGCTGTTTCATCTGCATTGCATAATGTTGGCAACATCTTATACAAAGAATTCATGATTCAG CCTCCTTTTGATACAGAAATTGGCAAGTCATACATAATTCATTACACTTACGGATGTGATTATGATATGAAG GGGAAGTCAACTTATGGAAAAATTGGAGAATGGAGATTTGACAAGAGATCATACGGTAATATATGGCCTCCAAGAAACCTTACAATGCCACCACCTGGTGTTCCAGAGAGTGTG GTTACATTGGTGAAGATGGTAAATGAAGCCACTGCTAACATTCCCAACTGGGGTTCCTAG